The stretch of DNA CAGCTCCGCATGCTCTGCCGTTAGTCCTTGGGCCTGCCACTCGGCACTCTCCTGCCGCGATCGCGCCGCCAAAGGATTTTGTTCCGGTGGTTCCTCCAGAGCCGCCACCGCCGCCACTGCCTGGTCTACCAGGTCGATCAAATTAGGGAAGGCATCACGAAAGAAGCCCGAAATCCGCAGGGTGACATCCACCCGCGGCCGTCCGATCGCTGACAGTGGCAGCACCTCAAAATCGACCACCCGCCGCGAGGGGCCATCCCACACCGGACGTACCCCCATCAGAGCCAAAGCTTCGGCAATGTCGTCTCCGCCGGTACGCATGGTGGAGGTGCCCCACACCGACAGGCCGAGGGTTTGGGGGTACTCGCCGTGGTCTTGGGTGTACTGCTCCACCAGCACTTCCGCCGCTCGTCGTCCCACATCCCAGGCGCTCTCGGTGGGGATGGCGCGAATATCCACCGAGAAGAAATTGCGGCCCGTGGGCAGCACGTCGGGGCGATTGCGGGTAGGCGCTCCGGCGGGGCCACTGGGCACGTAGCGACCGTCGAGGCCCGCCAGCAGGTTGGCGAGCTCGTCCGTGGTGCGGGTTAGCGCAGGAATGAGGGTGTGCTGAATCCAGTAGAGTTCAGTGGCGAGGGCTGTTCCCCTCTCCCCCGGCCCCTCTCCCTGAGGGAGAGGGGAGTTGGAATTTTCTCCGGTTCCCTCTCCCTCAGGGAGAGGGCTAGGGAGAGGATAGCTCGGGGCAGTAACTTGCAGCAGCAACCCTTCCACCAGGCGGGAAGCTTCCTCTTCTAGGGCCTCGATCGCGTCCCCCACAATCCGGCAGTTGACCAACCCGGTGAAAGGCTCCCCAGGATCAGCGGTGAGGGGGTCGAGGTCAAGGCCCCAGGATTCGGCGATCGCCCGCGTCAATCCCTGGCGGCCAGGGCCGGGGTGGCGGGCGATCGCCACGATCAAATCCCGTAGCTGGCGGCTATCGGGGCACTGGCCAAAGATATGGAGGCCGTCGCGGATCTGGGCTTCCTTTAGATCGCAGAGGTAGGTGTCGAGAGTAGGAAGGAGAGTGGGGAGTGGGGGAGTGAGGGAGTGGGGGAGTGTAGGGCTTTGCCCTTCTCGAAGAGTGGAGGCGGGGGAGATTTCAGTCAGGAGGCTGGTTTCGGTGAGTAGGGTGAGGATGCGATCGCCGATCAGCGCCAGCCTTGAGGGATCCAAGCTCTGGGCTTCGTAGTATTCATCCACCAAGCCTTCAAGCTTTTCGAGGGGGCCATAGAGTTCGGCGCGGGTGAGGGGTGGTGTCAGGTGGTCGAGAATTACCGCCTGGGCGCGGCGTTTGGCTTGGGAGCCTTCGCCGGGGTCGTTGACGATAAAGGGGTATAGGTGGGGCATGGGGCCAAACATGGCCTCGGGGTAGCAGTCCTGCGATAGGCCGACGCCTTTGCCGGGCAACCATTCCAGGTTGCCGTGCTTGCCCAGATGAACGATCGCCTGAGCCCCAAAGCTATGCCTCAGCCAGAGATAAAAAGCCAGGTAGTCGTGGGTCGGCTCTAGATCGGGGGAGTGGTAGTTGAGGGAGGGGTCGAGGTCGTAGCCCCGGCTCGGCTGAACACCGATGAAGATGTTGCCGAGTTGGAGTCCGGAAATGGGGAATTTCGAGTTTTGAGTTTTAAGTTCTGAGTTTTGAGTTTCTTCCCCGGCCTCCCCACCTTCTCCATCTCCCCCTGGAATGCCCCAACGAGCGCTCATGCCAGCGCGCACTGCTTCCGGCATAGTTTCAAAATACTGGCGGTAGTCAGCGAGGGGAAGAGACTGGTGAACTTGACGAAAATCCCGGCCTTCGGGGTCGTTAGTCACCCCGGCGGTGAGCTGGCGAATCAGGTCGTCGCCATCGGTGGGAATGTCGCCCAGGGTGTAGCCCGCCGCCTTGAGGGCCTGGAGAACTTCGATCGAACTCTGGGGCGTATCGAGGCCAACGCCGTTGGCGAGGCGACCATCGCGGTTGGGGTAGTTGGCGAGAATCAGGGCGATGCGGCGATCGCCCACAGGAGTACGGCGCAAGGCGGCCCACTGGGCGGCCAGGTCGGTAACAAATTCTATACGGTCAGCTACCGGCTCGTAGGTGACCACGTCGGTTTCTAGCGTCTCGCTACGTTGGTTGACCGATTTAAACGAAACAGCGCGGGTAATGATGCGCCCATCTACTTCCGGTAGGGCCACATTCATAGCAATGTCGCGGGGCGAGAGGCCCAAGCTCTGACTTTCCCAGGCGGCTTTGGTACCGCCGCTGAGAATCACCTGCAGCACCGGCACGTCTAAGGTTTCCCACAAATCTAAATTGGGGGTGGCACCGTCTAGCTTCGCCACCGAAAAGCTGGTAGTGTTCAGCAGCAGGTCAATGCCCTGGTCACCCTTGGGCTTCAGCAGAGCGATCAAATCCTCCTGCACCTCAGGATCTTGCAGTGACGATACAAATACGGGCACCGGGTGCAGCTGTCGTTCTGCCAGCGCCGCGCATAGCGCATCAATAGGCGCAGTATTGCCCGCCAGGTAATGCGCCCGGTAGAAGATCAAGCCCACTTTGACGGTTTCACGCTCCAGTCCCCCTCTCCCTATGGGAGAGGGGCTAGGGGAGAGGGGGTCGGGGTACTTCTCCTGTTGACCAGTGAGATACACCCCAACTTTAGGGATGGGCTGCGGGGCCGGGGGGTGGTAGGTGGTATGGAGAATGCGATCGCACACCTCCATCAACCCATTCGCCATATTCTCGACGCCGCCTTCCTTGAGGTAGCGCCACAGCTGGTTGGCCACCGTCAGCGGCACGGTCGAATGGCTGATCAGGTTAGGGGCGGGGCGATCGTCGCCGGGCAGCACAATCAGGGCGGCCCCGGTTTCGGTGGCCACCTCCCTGACCACTTCCAGACCGTAGGGCCAGTAGGCGCGCCCCCCCAGTAGCCGCACCACAATAATCTGTGCGTGGCGCAGCACATCGTCGGCGTAGGTGTCGATCGCCAACTGCTGCTGAAGCTGAAGCAGGTTGGCCACCCGCAGGGCCGGAAAATCGGCGGGGAAACTGGCCCGCGTCAAGCTTTGAATTTCGGTATCGGCGGCGGTGAGAAATACCAGGGGTGCCGGGGTTTGCTCGATAAAAATAACGCCTTCAGTATCCGGCGTCCAGCCGCCGGGGGTAGCGGCTAAGCGATGCATGGGCGATCCCTAGGGCAACAACAAATCTGAAGGAACTCTAGCGTAAGTCAGGGTAGGCCCAAAACGAAAGTTACTATGGGGACTCCTTAGGATGAGGATCCTTAAACCTTAAGGCTTTCTTTGGCAACTCCCCGTTTCAAACCACCGCAGTGGGCGCCCTCGGCCTCAAAATATAGAGATGCCTGACTTTATAACCCGTGGCACCGAACAGGTCATGCCCAAGGCTGCTCTAGTTTTGCTGGGGCAGTTTTTGCGTCAGTACTGCCAGCAGTACCAGCTGACCCTGCTCACCGAAACTGACCTCCCCGCTGACACTTCTAGCGGCGACAGTTTTTGGTGTTTAGAGGGGCCAGAGCTTGCGGTAGTCGTAATGGCGCGCTCCCAGGATGACGATCGCGCCGTGGTTGGTCTCACTGCCGAGGCTGCTGTCATAGAGGCGTTCTTGGCCCGGCGGGGCTTGAGTCGGACCTTACCTACCACCAGCCTCAACTCCCTCAGCCAGTTTATGCTGGCCTGGCTGCAGGCCTGTGCTGAGGTTCCAGCTCAAATCGTTATCAACCGGCAGCGAGAGCGCCGCTTGCTGCTCAACCAGGTGATCACCAAAATTCAGGGCAGCTTGGAATTGGGTGAAATTTTAGAAACCACTGTAGCCGAGGTGCGCCAGTTTCTTCAGGCCGATCGGCTGCTGATCTACCAGTTTGACCAGGTGCCTGCCACCCCGGTTCAGCCTATGGATAGCGATGCTCCAGCCCACTTCAGCGGGGCGCGCCCAATTGGCTATATCACCTACGAGTCGCGATCGAGCAATCGCCTCGCCTCGGTGCTCAACTACACCGAAGACCTCTGCTTTAACGACCACCCCGACTACCCCCACCAAGAGCGCCGCTACCGCCACGGTCGCCCCCTCGCCATCGACGATGTGGGCAAAGCCTACCCCCATGCCCCCTGCATGGAAACCTTTCTTCAACAAATGCAGGTGAAGTCAAAGGCCGTGACGCCCATTCAGGTAGGGCAGCAGCTCTGGGGGCTGCTGATTGTGCACCAGTGCGACGACCTGCGCCAGTGGCAGCCCTGGGAGACCGAGTTTTTGCAGCACATTGCCGAGCACCTAGCGATCGCCATCAACCAGGCCCAGCTCTACCAACAGCTTCAGCAGCAGACCCAAAACCTGGAGGTTTGCGTCGTTGAACGCACCCAAGACCTGCGCGATGCCTTAGTGGCCGCCGAAGCCGCCAACCGGGCCAAAACCGAGTTTTTGGCCACCATGAGCCACGAGCTGCGCACCCCTCTCACCTACATCATTGGCATGTCGGCTACCCTACTGCGCTGGTCCTTGGGCGAACTCACCCCCCGCCAGCGCGACTACCTCTCCACCATTCAAACCAGCGGCGAGCATCTGCTGCGCGTCATCAACGACATTCTCGACGTGTCAAAAATTGAGGCTGGGCGCACTGTTCTAGAAGTGCGCCAATTTTCCCTCACCTCCCTCTGTCGCCAAAGCGTCGATGGTTTTCGCACTGAGGCCGCTCAAAACGACATCGACATTGCCCTCGACCTCAAGCTGCCCAACGGCCAAGACACCTTTTTAGCCGACCCCCGCAGGGTGCGGCAAATTCTCGCCAACCTGCTCAGCAATGCCGTCAAATTCACCGATGCTGGTGGCAAGGTCGTTCTGCGTGTGCGGCGTGAGCAAAACGATGCCGTCTTTCAAGTCCAAGACACGGGCATTGGCATTTCAGCCGCCGCCCAATCCTTGCTGTTTGGCAAGTTTCAGCAGCTTGAGAATGTGCTCCAGCGAGAGCACCCGGGCACAGGCTTGGGCCTAGCCCTCACCAAGCAGCTGGTCGAGCTCCACGGCGGTTCTATAAAAGTGAACTCAGAGGTTGGCAAGGGCTCTATTTTTACCGTCAGAATTCCGGCGCAGCGATCGACCGAACCCCTAGCGGCCGAGCCATTGCTCACCGCCGAACCCATTGTGGGGCGCATTGTGCTGGTCGAAGACAATGAAGAAACCGCTAGCGTCATCTGTGACATGCTCACCGCCGCTGGCTACCAGGTGATCTGGATTGTGGATGGATCGCGAGTGCTCGACCAGGTAGCTCTGCTTCAACCCGCGGCCATGATCACCAGCCTCAGCTTAGCCAGCGCTGATGGCAGCGACATCATTGCCACCCTGCGCCAGGGCTCAGACTCCCCAGGGCCAAAAATCCTAGCTTTAGTCGATTTAGACACCCCTAACCAAATAGAGCAAGCCCTCAAAGCAGGTGCCAATGACTGCGTCAGCAAACCCATCGACCCCCGGCAACTGCTAGCAACAGTCAACGCCGTTATGACTGCCCAGCCGGTGTAGCTAAGAAATTGGGTAGAGGGTCTTGACCGAATAAGCGATCGCCATGCAGCAGAACAATGTCGGTCCAAAATAACCAAAAATGTCAAAATTCAAGCCTAATTAAACATTTTTCGTTCTTTCGCTACAGCTCTAAAAACAGAGTGGGCATTGTTCTGACGAACAATGCCCACAGCCCACACCTAGTGCAGGTTAGCCAAACCACCCGTCGTTAGGTCTCAGAAGAGGCCTGATTGCCGAGAATTGGAGTCAGAAAGGCTACTAAAGCGCCAATCAAAAAGCCAGCGACGTTACGCGTTAGGGGCAGCCAGTCACTGGTACGGGTTACTACCGGGCCAATGCCAAAGGCAAAGAACAGAATCCCCCACAGCGGCGAGAAAATCAGCACCCACTGCCAGGCGAAAATTTGTCCGGGCTTGCGAGGGTGGGCCGCAAATCCACAAATTACGCCGCCAACAATGGAGGTAATCAGTGTTAGCACCCACTGCTCTTGAGGCAGACCAGGCACCACGTTGCACCCCCCCTGGCGCAGACAGCCCTGAATCGATTCCAGGGCGCTGAGAATAGAGTTGTCTTCGCCGTTTTCGCGCACAAAGAACTGATTGCCGTAGCGGGTTTGCAGCTCAATCCAGAAGGTGCGGGGCAGCAAGTC from Nodosilinea sp. FACHB-141 encodes:
- a CDS encoding TPM domain-containing protein codes for the protein MAPALAYDNPELLPDTQTAIIDLAKSLSARQEESLDSKLNDFEAETGWKLRVLTQYDQTPGRAVKDFWGLDDRSIMLVADPRGGNLLNFSVGDAVYDLLPRTFWIELQTRYGNQFFVRENGEDNSILSALESIQGCLRQGGCNVVPGLPQEQWVLTLITSIVGGVICGFAAHPRKPGQIFAWQWVLIFSPLWGILFFAFGIGPVVTRTSDWLPLTRNVAGFLIGALVAFLTPILGNQASSET
- a CDS encoding ATP-binding protein; the protein is MPDFITRGTEQVMPKAALVLLGQFLRQYCQQYQLTLLTETDLPADTSSGDSFWCLEGPELAVVVMARSQDDDRAVVGLTAEAAVIEAFLARRGLSRTLPTTSLNSLSQFMLAWLQACAEVPAQIVINRQRERRLLLNQVITKIQGSLELGEILETTVAEVRQFLQADRLLIYQFDQVPATPVQPMDSDAPAHFSGARPIGYITYESRSSNRLASVLNYTEDLCFNDHPDYPHQERRYRHGRPLAIDDVGKAYPHAPCMETFLQQMQVKSKAVTPIQVGQQLWGLLIVHQCDDLRQWQPWETEFLQHIAEHLAIAINQAQLYQQLQQQTQNLEVCVVERTQDLRDALVAAEAANRAKTEFLATMSHELRTPLTYIIGMSATLLRWSLGELTPRQRDYLSTIQTSGEHLLRVINDILDVSKIEAGRTVLEVRQFSLTSLCRQSVDGFRTEAAQNDIDIALDLKLPNGQDTFLADPRRVRQILANLLSNAVKFTDAGGKVVLRVRREQNDAVFQVQDTGIGISAAAQSLLFGKFQQLENVLQREHPGTGLGLALTKQLVELHGGSIKVNSEVGKGSIFTVRIPAQRSTEPLAAEPLLTAEPIVGRIVLVEDNEETASVICDMLTAAGYQVIWIVDGSRVLDQVALLQPAAMITSLSLASADGSDIIATLRQGSDSPGPKILALVDLDTPNQIEQALKAGANDCVSKPIDPRQLLATVNAVMTAQPV
- the cobN gene encoding cobaltochelatase subunit CobN; amino-acid sequence: MHRLAATPGGWTPDTEGVIFIEQTPAPLVFLTAADTEIQSLTRASFPADFPALRVANLLQLQQQLAIDTYADDVLRHAQIIVVRLLGGRAYWPYGLEVVREVATETGAALIVLPGDDRPAPNLISHSTVPLTVANQLWRYLKEGGVENMANGLMEVCDRILHTTYHPPAPQPIPKVGVYLTGQQEKYPDPLSPSPSPIGRGGLERETVKVGLIFYRAHYLAGNTAPIDALCAALAERQLHPVPVFVSSLQDPEVQEDLIALLKPKGDQGIDLLLNTTSFSVAKLDGATPNLDLWETLDVPVLQVILSGGTKAAWESQSLGLSPRDIAMNVALPEVDGRIITRAVSFKSVNQRSETLETDVVTYEPVADRIEFVTDLAAQWAALRRTPVGDRRIALILANYPNRDGRLANGVGLDTPQSSIEVLQALKAAGYTLGDIPTDGDDLIRQLTAGVTNDPEGRDFRQVHQSLPLADYRQYFETMPEAVRAGMSARWGIPGGDGEGGEAGEETQNSELKTQNSKFPISGLQLGNIFIGVQPSRGYDLDPSLNYHSPDLEPTHDYLAFYLWLRHSFGAQAIVHLGKHGNLEWLPGKGVGLSQDCYPEAMFGPMPHLYPFIVNDPGEGSQAKRRAQAVILDHLTPPLTRAELYGPLEKLEGLVDEYYEAQSLDPSRLALIGDRILTLLTETSLLTEISPASTLREGQSPTLPHSLTPPLPTLLPTLDTYLCDLKEAQIRDGLHIFGQCPDSRQLRDLIVAIARHPGPGRQGLTRAIAESWGLDLDPLTADPGEPFTGLVNCRIVGDAIEALEEEASRLVEGLLLQVTAPSYPLPSPLPEGEGTGENSNSPLPQGEGPGERGTALATELYWIQHTLIPALTRTTDELANLLAGLDGRYVPSGPAGAPTRNRPDVLPTGRNFFSVDIRAIPTESAWDVGRRAAEVLVEQYTQDHGEYPQTLGLSVWGTSTMRTGGDDIAEALALMGVRPVWDGPSRRVVDFEVLPLSAIGRPRVDVTLRISGFFRDAFPNLIDLVDQAVAAVAALEEPPEQNPLAARSRQESAEWQAQGLTAEHAELRSRYRIFGSKPGAYGAGLQGLIESQNWTTDEDLARAYLNWSGYAYGRDAQGHAMPEAFEQRLKHLQVVLHNQDNREHDLLDSDDYYQFQGGMTVAARTLQGQQPATYFGDNAVTAKPKVRSLEAEIAKVYRSRVVNPKWIAGVMRHGYKGAFEMAATVDYLFAYDATARCVADHMYEGVAQAYLLNPAVQAFVQTSNPWALRDMAERLLEANQRGLWATAKAEMLDSLRQIANQAEGVLETQQFNQGQGQAE